From the genome of Desulfotignum phosphitoxidans DSM 13687, one region includes:
- a CDS encoding SIS domain-containing protein — translation MCGIVVYYGNAQNRLTRILTGMWAIIYRAPDSTGIGLVGSDLEPLKIRRALGSVENLIDRLMLDPVFEETDLQAGAFMADDMDSQAGYIARFQKRLLAHEGFSFHEAASFPTWSQMTNLQNPVQVMPGTCGDPRIRKIFAVDSPKALKAAMDYLIQTYDLPVAVVEKLIRNELAVQVDAAEKSGALAVDPADLFHEFQIIFNRYAYDEAPVRPRRVVSKQGQKNPFARKYVWHFLRKVRITLPADYTTDGIAHLFRYLDAWVLNGLTPEAAENIQLIFETFWKAQTDRPVRHWQILYRIERTCNVYGLAVTAVLAHYQTKIYMHRAQAAPAGAYLPAGHVPGPTHPLLLLSMVQPVIGQGRWALQSAISVRNAHPFMDRQKVRAVVLNGQFDSDVESRIHQYVTRVANIGLRTENSTELFAMLWGHYFETAWHENQRYRTIEDQHRLGLEELSICSQSIDYTIFKTLSNKTIHDIDEMAFIKAVQAMTQSGGQFAVSGISRVSPDRLFVAAHHRPVYIVKRRDTSDFMVVSDINAALGLFPQTLIRSTRVKLFKLMKTYSKKSMIVESDFSSIDSRPENVWFRQAKKELLKPFLVDVYVLDQPEIFARIQTTAGKDAVIRHLQIQDFSGRIRSDIRPEQTWITPVSFQKDFGKTFYEEHLDEIPGLMGDIVNRYADTKQCLPRFDIRQRLLERRFGSGLTNLNRIILVGTGFSYMVAEIAEKTMEPFFPTVNLLVAAPQDFADVRTAINPDRDLVVMVSWSGTTSDMIDFAGVLLKHHILMVGITEKPFSDMALVVRKSAGVIPVYSGEEVTVAPLKSALCMLLTLDLFCLSICLATPGTRDVVGERVKEILPVPAHLDDLFKNPDVTRFCKEIAAASGNSVLHYVVDAYHDVGAARIGALNLELNAWTSLGNAVDYSEQELFLNFPVAEDEFVLVLATSRHRLDEAVRFMAALHETGRTFFAITYLNRELEEIQRFAQQVILVPKLPDHFQPFVDLSVLFLLGFYFGQTHGRRANEMPRNMAKSVTAGRTRNGKDRSYSDILDDMDQKQDNLGFGMYPVVPRSGSLCWLTLASDPVEKRFYQDLLALGRILNEPDAFSGMFSLPEDRPENKVLAGLADLIFTNLAEDGVLIFVPMDKQAEAGCMNLARLWEPFLGIPVQVEFAEKLRGVTLGDSLMVVVASQTPAAERVSAVFARPHKNMVWIGPENTVISEKKDQKVLLQAFYLKHPDLFCRYEQTYVALSLFFAKIMSYKFPGRATRFISHFKTLLPVIQTLLADSALHRSIQQTLHENLSYKKQLFLTGMRGNCIAWKIAFAAARSWGVESDPFGVSAYSHLVLVDCQVQEKYRKLAPRDPMVKIHGEKQVRVWETRYLGGASVDAFLSRTPMLFSPEAVLPFYVDDQWYLPVLRPEYDTDNDCLIIIDATSEMGFDAALDELATFGSRYARMVVITQQGFAKDARLANLKKYPLSHIVMVPGPLDKHGEPGIISDYLLPVVISLMGAAMKFFNPAEAGPEKQRRPDG, via the coding sequence ATGTGCGGTATTGTGGTCTATTACGGCAATGCCCAGAACCGGTTGACCCGTATTTTGACCGGGATGTGGGCCATTATCTACCGGGCGCCGGACAGCACGGGCATCGGACTGGTCGGCAGTGACCTGGAACCTTTGAAAATACGGCGGGCTCTGGGGTCGGTGGAAAACCTGATCGACCGGCTTATGCTGGATCCCGTGTTTGAGGAAACCGATCTGCAGGCCGGGGCATTCATGGCAGATGATATGGACAGCCAGGCCGGCTACATCGCCCGGTTCCAGAAACGGCTGCTGGCCCATGAAGGGTTTTCTTTCCATGAAGCCGCATCGTTTCCCACCTGGTCTCAGATGACAAACTTGCAGAATCCGGTCCAGGTGATGCCGGGCACCTGTGGAGACCCCCGGATCAGAAAAATCTTTGCCGTTGATTCCCCCAAGGCGCTCAAAGCGGCGATGGACTATCTGATCCAAACGTATGACCTGCCCGTGGCCGTGGTGGAAAAACTGATCCGAAACGAACTGGCCGTTCAGGTGGATGCTGCGGAAAAATCAGGTGCTCTGGCTGTAGATCCGGCTGATCTGTTTCATGAATTTCAGATTATCTTTAACCGGTATGCCTATGATGAGGCACCGGTCCGTCCCCGGCGGGTGGTCAGCAAACAGGGACAGAAAAATCCTTTTGCCAGAAAATATGTCTGGCATTTTCTTCGCAAAGTCCGGATCACTCTGCCTGCCGACTATACAACAGACGGCATTGCCCATCTATTCAGATACCTGGATGCCTGGGTTCTCAACGGCCTGACACCGGAGGCGGCAGAAAATATTCAATTGATTTTTGAAACCTTCTGGAAGGCCCAGACGGATCGTCCCGTGCGGCACTGGCAGATTCTTTACCGGATCGAGCGCACCTGCAATGTTTATGGCCTGGCTGTCACGGCCGTTCTGGCCCATTACCAGACAAAGATCTACATGCACCGGGCCCAGGCAGCCCCGGCCGGTGCATATCTGCCTGCGGGCCATGTCCCCGGCCCGACCCATCCGCTGCTGCTTTTGTCCATGGTTCAGCCGGTGATCGGCCAGGGCCGCTGGGCCCTTCAGTCGGCCATTTCCGTGCGCAACGCCCACCCCTTCATGGACCGTCAGAAGGTTCGTGCTGTGGTGCTCAACGGGCAGTTTGATTCAGACGTGGAGTCCCGGATCCACCAGTATGTCACCCGGGTGGCAAATATCGGGCTGCGTACGGAAAATTCCACGGAATTGTTTGCCATGCTCTGGGGGCATTATTTTGAAACGGCCTGGCATGAAAATCAGCGGTACAGGACCATTGAAGACCAGCATCGACTGGGACTGGAGGAATTGTCCATCTGCAGTCAGTCCATCGATTATACCATTTTCAAGACCCTGAGCAACAAAACCATCCATGACATCGATGAAATGGCGTTCATCAAAGCCGTGCAGGCCATGACCCAGTCCGGCGGGCAGTTTGCCGTATCCGGCATCAGCCGGGTGTCACCGGACCGGCTGTTTGTGGCGGCCCACCATCGGCCCGTGTATATTGTCAAGCGCCGGGACACATCCGATTTCATGGTGGTATCGGATATCAACGCCGCTTTGGGACTGTTTCCCCAGACCCTGATCCGATCCACCCGGGTGAAGCTGTTCAAGCTGATGAAAACATATTCAAAAAAATCCATGATCGTGGAATCCGATTTTTCAAGTATTGATTCCCGGCCGGAAAATGTCTGGTTCAGACAAGCCAAAAAAGAACTGCTCAAACCGTTTCTGGTGGATGTCTATGTGCTGGACCAGCCTGAAATTTTTGCCCGGATTCAGACAACCGCCGGTAAAGATGCGGTAATACGGCATCTGCAGATTCAAGATTTTTCCGGCAGGATCCGGTCCGACATCCGGCCCGAACAAACCTGGATTACGCCGGTATCGTTTCAAAAAGATTTCGGCAAAACGTTTTATGAAGAGCACCTGGACGAAATTCCCGGCCTGATGGGGGATATTGTGAACCGATACGCAGATACTAAACAATGTCTGCCCCGGTTCGATATCCGGCAGCGCCTGCTGGAAAGACGCTTCGGCAGCGGTCTGACAAATTTGAACCGGATCATTCTGGTGGGCACGGGATTCAGCTATATGGTGGCGGAAATCGCTGAAAAAACCATGGAGCCGTTTTTCCCCACAGTCAATCTGCTGGTGGCCGCTCCCCAGGATTTCGCTGATGTCAGAACTGCCATCAACCCGGACAGGGACCTGGTCGTCATGGTTTCCTGGTCCGGTACCACCTCGGATATGATCGATTTTGCCGGGGTGTTGCTCAAGCACCATATTCTCATGGTGGGCATCACGGAAAAACCGTTTTCAGACATGGCCCTGGTGGTGAGGAAAAGTGCCGGTGTCATCCCGGTATACAGCGGTGAAGAGGTGACCGTGGCCCCCTTGAAAAGTGCGCTGTGCATGCTGCTGACCCTGGATCTGTTTTGTCTGTCCATCTGCCTTGCCACGCCCGGCACCCGGGATGTCGTGGGTGAACGGGTCAAAGAGATCCTTCCGGTTCCGGCCCACCTGGACGATCTTTTTAAAAATCCGGATGTGACCCGTTTCTGCAAAGAGATTGCCGCTGCTTCCGGAAACTCGGTGCTGCACTATGTTGTGGATGCCTACCACGATGTGGGGGCTGCGAGAATCGGCGCATTGAACCTGGAACTTAATGCCTGGACCTCTTTGGGAAATGCCGTGGATTATTCGGAACAGGAGCTGTTTTTAAACTTTCCTGTGGCTGAAGACGAGTTCGTTCTGGTACTGGCCACCAGCCGTCACCGCCTGGATGAGGCGGTCCGGTTCATGGCGGCCCTGCATGAAACCGGCCGGACATTTTTTGCCATCACCTACCTGAACCGGGAACTGGAAGAGATTCAGCGGTTTGCCCAGCAGGTGATCCTGGTGCCCAAGCTGCCGGATCATTTTCAACCTTTTGTGGATCTGTCGGTTCTGTTTCTGCTGGGATTTTATTTTGGCCAGACCCATGGCAGACGGGCCAATGAAATGCCCCGGAACATGGCCAAATCCGTGACCGCCGGCCGGACCCGGAACGGCAAAGACCGGTCCTATTCAGATATTCTGGATGATATGGATCAAAAACAGGACAATCTGGGTTTTGGGATGTATCCGGTGGTACCCCGGTCCGGGTCCCTGTGCTGGCTGACGCTGGCATCAGATCCCGTTGAAAAAAGGTTTTATCAGGATCTGCTGGCACTCGGACGTATTCTGAATGAACCCGACGCATTTTCAGGGATGTTCTCTTTGCCTGAAGACCGGCCTGAAAACAAGGTGCTGGCCGGGCTGGCAGACCTGATTTTCACAAACCTGGCCGAAGACGGGGTATTGATTTTTGTTCCCATGGACAAGCAGGCGGAAGCCGGATGCATGAATCTGGCCAGATTGTGGGAACCGTTTCTGGGAATTCCCGTTCAGGTGGAATTTGCCGAAAAACTCAGAGGGGTCACGTTGGGAGACAGTCTGATGGTGGTGGTGGCGTCTCAGACACCGGCCGCGGAGAGGGTGTCTGCCGTGTTTGCCCGTCCGCATAAAAACATGGTATGGATCGGCCCGGAAAACACCGTGATCTCCGAAAAAAAAGATCAGAAAGTGCTTTTACAGGCATTTTATTTAAAACACCCGGATCTGTTTTGCCGGTATGAGCAGACCTATGTGGCGTTATCCCTGTTTTTTGCAAAAATCATGTCATATAAGTTCCCCGGCCGTGCCACCCGGTTTATTTCACATTTCAAGACGCTGTTGCCGGTTATTCAGACCCTGCTGGCGGACAGCGCCCTGCATCGCAGCATTCAGCAAACCCTTCATGAAAATCTGAGCTACAAGAAGCAATTGTTTCTAACGGGGATGCGGGGTAACTGCATTGCCTGGAAAATTGCATTTGCCGCAGCCCGATCCTGGGGCGTGGAAAGCGATCCTTTCGGGGTTTCCGCGTATTCCCATCTGGTTTTGGTGGATTGTCAGGTGCAGGAAAAATATCGAAAACTGGCACCCCGGGACCCCATGGTTAAAATTCATGGGGAAAAACAGGTTCGGGTATGGGAAACAAGGTATCTGGGCGGGGCATCTGTGGATGCGTTTTTATCCCGGACACCCATGCTGTTTTCGCCGGAAGCGGTCCTGCCGTTTTATGTGGATGATCAGTGGTATCTGCCCGTACTCAGACCGGAGTATGACACAGACAACGATTGTCTGATCATCATTGACGCCACCAGTGAGATGGGCTTTGATGCGGCGTTGGATGAACTGGCCACATTTGGTTCCCGTTATGCAAGAATGGTGGTCATCACCCAGCAGGGATTTGCCAAAGATGCCCGCCTGGCCAATTTAAAGAAATACCCGTTGAGCCACATCGTCATGGTGCCCGGCCCATTGGATAAACATGGTGAGCCGGGCATCATATCCGATTATCTGCTGCCCGTGGTCATCAGTCTGATGGGAGCGGCCATGAAATTTTTCAATCCCGCCGAAGCAGGACCTGAAAAACAGCGCAGACCGGATGGATAA